Genomic DNA from Trichoderma asperellum chromosome 5, complete sequence:
TCATCTGACCGTCGTGTGTCACCCAGATAGGTGATCCACTCATTCCCTGTTCTTTCGACTCCAGGTAGTATTCAATTTTGTTTCCCAATCCTTTGAGGGGACTGAAGCACGTTCGAAGAGTCATACTACCAACCCCATCTCCGTAGCCGCTGACGAATGCATCCCTCAGGCCCTGCAAAGAGGGGTCAATATTGAGGCTAAGATCCAATCCTAGGCCCAACCTCTTATCTGCCTGGCCCTCGTCTTTTGGTAGCAAGATGACGCCGTAATCATAATTGACGTGGGTGGGTGGCCTAGTGTTTATTCCAAGGAACTCCTCGTACCGGGGACAGATCTTGAATTCAGTCACCTTCTCCTTGCGCTTGCCGTGGTAAAGAACGGTCAGATTCTGGGCCTTGACTTTCTCCTCGTTGACCAGATTGTGGCCTGCTGTTAGGATAACGTCGTATTTGGTAGAAGGTAGATTAATGAAAAACCCCGTGCCGTATTGTGCTTGTCCTGCAATATCAACGTCAGTAACAGTTATCCGTTCCGCTGCGGATAGGCACAACGAGAACAGTACACACCGCCAAAGTCAAATTGAAGCCTAACGATGGTGTTCCTGAGCTGGAAATTGACCTTATCTAGATCGCTTTTGAACTTGGGCTGTTGATCCTCACGACGATGACACTGTACACCCCTGGCGTACTCAAGCTTGATATCGTTGGTAAACTCAACACTTAGTCGGCTGATCATCTTCACGTTTTAGGAGAgttaaaaggttaatattGAATGTCTATCTGACCCAACCATCTGACCATAGGGTATATGGCAGTGACGGCTTTGGAAGGGGCTTATTGGCTTATTCTTGACATGCATCGATGCCCAACTCTTACCGCCTCTTCAGCATCATCCGAGAGCTTTTCCGTATGCTAACCTTTCCGTACAAGTATACTGTAAGCAATCTATCTTAAGAAGCTGTGCCACAGAGCGACACTGTCGTCCGGGGCAAATAGCCAGTTGGTCCTTGGTCTAACCAACAGCGCGAGACAAGCACGGCCACAACCACCGCGGCTAACGTACTAATGATGAGCAGGCTGCCATAAAATTAAATGATTTCTCATTTGTTGCACCCAATCCAATTACTAGTTCGATTCCGTCCATCTCGTCTGGCGCTTTCCGACGGCCGCGTAAGAAGATCGATCCCCCCAGCACAATTGCCGTAGGTACATATTTAACTTGTCCCACTTAGTCCATTTATCCTCTTCGCCTATTACACTCGCAAGCagcacttcttttttctatgGCTCATCACACGATCTAACCACTTCTCCTTGACCCTTTCATTATTCCTATTTCGATCCTTCATCCTTCCAAAGGACATAGTGTCCATCTCATCTGCGGAAGGATTCCGCCCCTGCTCGGCCTAGGGATTTTTAAAATTGGAACCTAGGCTGGGCAGTGCAATATATATTTGGGTTGGCGAGCTAACTCACCTCGTAGTCGTCATAGAATATGCAGTCGAACCTTTTGTATAAATTAGCAACGCCATCTAAACCCAACTTTGCAAGGCGTCGATCATTGTAGAATACGAGATGTCATATCAGTCCATTCCAATACGAGCTAGGAACGGCACAGGCACTTTGTTTAAAGCTTGTACACGGCTCATACAAGCGCCCACCGAGGTGTAAGTAATTTCAGGatcatgttttttttctccctccagCCCCCCATGGTACGACGGCTTATCTCTTTCTGGTCTGTCTACATATCTGCTGTCtctttatttctattttagaACCCATTAGTTTCTCTCAAGACGTCGGCAATGATCATCTTCCAGGATAAACCAGTCCCCATTTTCTTACATCTACAAGGGCGTTTCATAAACGAACGACTGTATCCCATTTCGATGCTCTTTCTAATGtaccccccctcccctgctTGCGGCACTTATCCCAGAGCAGCAAATAAAGTAAGATACTAGTGCTCTCTCCACAGCTGGAATCTTTCCGGTAGCGCCCCTCAAAACGTGATTCACAATTATTGGCAGACAATCGTCCCATACAGGGACGACACGGCAAATAATAAGTGCTAGCATGAATGAGGACTTTTTTACAGATTGTCGACGCAGGGCATTATACCACTAGCATCACTTACTAGCATGCCAAGACGCTGAAACGCTACGGTGAGGGAGGATCACAGGTCCACTATATCCCTTAATCATCCCAAGATGCATTTGAGGATCTTCTGTCTATTTCTCCTCCTTTGGTGGCCCTGTGGAAATTGTCCTGTACGATGGAGGCCTTCAATAAGAATGACAAGATAGAGAGggccaaggaaaaaaaaaaaaaaaaaaaaaaaaaaaagacgcgTCTTACGCCGACGCCCCGGCCTAATGGAGGACCCTGCCGCTACCTCCGTACAAGGGGGGGATCACACGGACCTCTTGGTCCTAGCATTCGGTAAATGTGAGAGAGAAGCACAGACAGGAACAATCACAACACAGATATTCGGGGAGCTGATTCCGATGCGGCGGTGACTACCCCTAGATATGTAGCACTGGTGTCGAGAAGGTAGGAGTTGCCGAGCACGGGA
This window encodes:
- a CDS encoding uncharacterized protein (EggNog:ENOG41); amino-acid sequence: MISRLSVEFTNDIKLEYARGVQCHRREDQQPKFKSDLDKVNFQLRNTIVRLQFDFGGQAQYGTGFFINLPSTKYDVILTAGHNLVNEEKVKAQNLTVLYHGKRKEKVTEFKICPRYEEFLGINTRPPTHVNYDYGVILLPKDEGQADKRLGLGLDLSLNIDPSLQGLRDAFVSGYGDGVGSMTLRTCFSPLKGLGNKIEYYLESKEQGMSGSPIWVTHDGQMTVIGIHNTTPEKKGARGVGTRITEEVFRMLCLWTQSGFLDKRFCAAGGKTKPHNTYLSFPQNGGFASVFLGSSSAAADKDNLTFDIIPAYIFSKWSNRSPLYAFKFRKSSCGDSKKCWVEWQPLHQKAVLVDTLKDIHFVRLIQRPRIKAARYFVLIPDIPKDGGDGQELRLYDNGRDQNDIDIGKTDFEGVSFGEFKERCITGSRTFMIE